The following are from one region of the Strix aluco isolate bStrAlu1 chromosome 30, bStrAlu1.hap1, whole genome shotgun sequence genome:
- the RNF115 gene encoding E3 ubiquitin-protein ligase RNF115 — protein sequence MAEASAAAAVSQHRFFCHSCKGEVSPKLPEYTCPRCESGFIEEVTDDSSFLDGSGIDDSPSTQFAELWDHLDHTMFFPDFRPFLSSSSLDQDSRDNERGHQAHADLWGPSRPPRLPMTRRYRSRGSSRPDRSPAIEGIIQQIFAGFFANSAIPGSQHPFSWSGMLHSNPGDYAWGQSGLDAIVTQLLGQLENTGPPPADKEKISSLPTVTVTQEQVDTGLECPVCKEDYTVAEQVRQLPCNHFFHSNCIVPWLELHDTCPVCRKSLKGEDSTRQTQNPEASASNSFSSESQLHDRWTF from the exons GAGTACACCTGCCCGAGATGTGAATCCGGCTTTATCGAAGAAGTCACAGATGATTCCAG ttttctaGATGGCAGCGGCATAGACGACAGCCCATCCACACAGTTCGCAGAG CTTTGGGACCATTTGGACCACACAATGTTCTTTCCTGACTTCAGACCCTTTCTGAGTAGCAGCTCACTGGATCAAGACAGCAGGGACAACGAGAGGGGCCACCAAGCCCACGCCGACCTCTGGGGACCAAGCCGACCCCCGCGATTGCCCATGACGCGGAGGTACCGATCCCGGGGCAGCTCACGCCCCGACAGATCCCCTGCCATCGAAGG AATAATACAGCAGATCTTTGCAGGGTTTTTTGCAAACTCAGCGATTCCTGGCTCACAACACCCTTTTTCCTG GAGCGGGATGCTGCACTCCAACCCCGGCGACTACGCGTGGGGACAGAGCGGCCTTGATGCTATTGTCACCCAG CTCTTGGGGCAGTTGGAGAACACGGGACCGCCTCCAGCCGACAAAGAGAAGATCTCGTCTCTCCCGACGGTGACAGTAACTCAGGAACAAGTCG ataCGGGTCTGGAGTGTCCTGTGTGCAAAGAGGACTACACAGTAGCGGAGCAAGTGCGGCAGTTACCGTGCAATCACTTCTTCCACAGCAACTGCATCGTGCCGTGGTTAGAGCTG CACGACACGTGTCCGGTGTGCAGGAAGAGCTTAAAAGGGGAAGATTCGACTCGACAAACACAAAACCCCGAGGCCTCAGCGAGTAACAGCTTTAGCAGTGAAAGCCAACTACACGACCGATGGACTTTCTGA